Proteins encoded in a region of the Agromyces protaetiae genome:
- a CDS encoding ROK family protein — protein sequence MRLGIDIGGTKTAGVLLDADGRIGEQIRMPTGFGADDVVATALLAVERMSELAGLEATAFGSIGIGIPGAVDARTGRVQHAVNLGLDGLDLGDRIADRLGVAVRIENDVKAAALGAHHLLAGAGGAPHAMAFLNLGTGLAAGIVLDGALLRGDRGIAGEIGHIPVDPAGERCSCGQQGCLETIASGSSITRAWPTRHPLPALDLFERAADGDLRAVEVRDRFLTGVASAVRILVLTTDVDTVVIGGGLSALGDRLEEGVRRVLDEWSAVSPFLASLDLSSRVQIVPPGFPAAAVGAALVGEVAWQRS from the coding sequence GTGAGGCTCGGCATCGACATCGGTGGCACGAAGACCGCCGGGGTGCTGCTCGACGCCGACGGCCGGATCGGCGAGCAGATCCGCATGCCGACGGGGTTCGGAGCCGACGACGTGGTCGCGACGGCGCTGTTGGCCGTCGAACGCATGAGCGAGCTCGCCGGTCTCGAGGCGACCGCGTTCGGGTCGATCGGCATCGGCATCCCGGGCGCCGTCGATGCCCGGACCGGGCGCGTGCAGCACGCGGTGAACCTCGGACTCGACGGGCTCGACCTCGGCGACCGCATCGCCGACCGGCTCGGCGTCGCCGTGCGGATCGAGAACGATGTGAAGGCCGCAGCGCTCGGTGCCCATCACCTGCTCGCGGGCGCCGGTGGCGCGCCGCACGCGATGGCCTTCCTCAACCTCGGCACGGGGCTCGCCGCGGGCATCGTGCTCGACGGTGCGCTGTTGCGCGGCGACCGCGGGATCGCGGGCGAGATCGGCCACATCCCGGTCGATCCGGCCGGCGAACGCTGCAGCTGCGGCCAGCAGGGATGCCTCGAGACGATCGCCTCGGGCTCTTCGATCACGAGGGCGTGGCCGACGAGGCATCCGTTGCCCGCGCTCGACCTGTTCGAGCGCGCCGCCGACGGCGACCTGCGCGCCGTCGAGGTGCGCGACCGGTTCCTCACCGGTGTCGCCTCGGCCGTGCGGATCCTGGTGCTCACGACCGATGTCGACACGGTCGTCATCGGCGGAGGACTCTCCGCTCTGGGCGATAGGCTCGAGGAAGGCGTGCGCCGGGTGCTCGATGAGTGGTCGGCCGTATCGCCGTTCCTTGCGTCGCTCGACCTGTCGAGTCGCGTACAGATCGTCCCGCCGGGATTCCCGGCCGCCGCAGTCGGTGCGGCGCTCGTAGGAGAGGTTGCATGGCAGAGGTCGTGA
- a CDS encoding glycoside hydrolase family 3 protein: MSAQAPTAPAADGALRRDILATLLPGFEGPDAPGWLLGLLRDGLGGVCLFGSNVASPGQLRGLVAALREAGPASVVAIDEEGGDVTRLHVATGSPYPGNALLGRLDDVELTERVARAVGEALASVGITMTFAPDADVNSNAANPVIGVRSFGADPALAARHTAAWTRGVQSTGVAASAKHFPGHGDTAEDSHLALPVVDLPLSELRSRELVPFRAAIEAGTRSIMTSHILLPQLDAELPATLSPRILGGLLRDELGFEGVIVSDALDMRGASGGRGIPEAAVLALAAGCDLLCIGTDVSEETIEAMVAAVARAVADGRLSRARVADAAGRVRALATTAPPVPATAASAAVPAEPAAAEPIVPPEAIARAFDLRTGSLDVLAGRQRIGTVVRVDTVANIAVGSVPWGPFAAEAGASRPSWLSTARVLALADVAPLADPEGLAGPVLVIGKDLHRHAFAVAAVDALRAARDDVVVCDLGWPGEDRAYADVASFGASRVAGAALIATIGQALTGAASAPDRPAVTE, from the coding sequence ATGAGCGCGCAGGCACCCACCGCACCCGCAGCCGACGGCGCGCTGCGCCGCGACATCCTCGCGACCCTGCTTCCGGGCTTCGAGGGGCCGGATGCCCCGGGCTGGCTGCTCGGCCTCCTCCGTGACGGGCTCGGCGGCGTCTGCCTGTTCGGATCGAACGTGGCCTCGCCTGGCCAGCTCCGGGGGCTGGTCGCGGCGCTGCGCGAGGCGGGGCCCGCGTCGGTCGTCGCGATCGACGAGGAGGGCGGCGACGTCACCCGTCTGCACGTCGCGACCGGCTCGCCGTATCCGGGGAACGCGCTGCTGGGCCGGCTCGACGACGTCGAGCTCACCGAACGCGTGGCGCGGGCCGTGGGGGAGGCGCTCGCCTCGGTGGGGATCACGATGACCTTCGCCCCGGATGCCGACGTGAACAGCAATGCGGCGAACCCCGTCATCGGGGTGCGCAGCTTCGGCGCGGACCCGGCGCTCGCGGCTCGGCACACGGCCGCGTGGACGCGCGGCGTGCAGTCGACCGGTGTCGCCGCGAGCGCCAAGCATTTCCCGGGCCACGGGGACACGGCGGAGGACTCGCACCTGGCGCTTCCCGTCGTCGATCTCCCGCTGAGCGAGCTGCGGTCGCGCGAGCTGGTGCCGTTCCGCGCCGCGATCGAGGCCGGGACGCGTTCGATCATGACGAGCCACATCCTGCTGCCGCAGCTCGATGCCGAGCTGCCGGCCACGCTCTCACCACGCATCCTCGGCGGCCTGCTCCGGGATGAGCTCGGCTTCGAGGGCGTCATCGTCTCCGACGCGCTCGACATGCGCGGCGCCAGCGGCGGGCGCGGCATCCCGGAGGCGGCGGTGCTCGCGCTCGCGGCCGGGTGCGATCTGCTCTGCATCGGCACGGATGTCTCGGAGGAGACCATCGAGGCGATGGTGGCCGCCGTTGCTCGTGCGGTCGCCGATGGCCGGCTGTCACGTGCGCGCGTCGCCGACGCGGCCGGGCGGGTACGTGCGTTGGCGACGACGGCTCCGCCGGTGCCGGCGACCGCGGCGTCCGCGGCCGTGCCGGCTGAGCCGGCCGCCGCCGAACCGATCGTGCCGCCGGAGGCGATCGCCCGCGCGTTCGACCTCCGTACCGGCTCGCTCGACGTGCTCGCGGGCCGGCAGCGGATCGGCACGGTCGTCCGCGTGGACACGGTCGCGAACATCGCGGTCGGGTCGGTGCCGTGGGGGCCGTTCGCGGCCGAGGCGGGCGCGAGCCGCCCCTCCTGGCTCAGCACCGCCCGGGTGCTGGCCCTCGCCGACGTGGCGCCGCTCGCGGACCCGGAGGGGCTCGCGGGTCCGGTGCTCGTGATCGGCAAGGATCTGCACCGGCATGCGTTCGCGGTCGCCGCGGTCGACGCGCTCCGCGCGGCGCGGGACGACGTGGTCGTCTGCGATCTGGGCTGGCCGGGTGAGGACCGCGCCTACGCCGACGTCGCGAGCTTCGGCGCGTCCCGCGTTGCCGGCGCGGCCCTCATCGCCACGATCGGTCAGGCGCTCACCGGCGCGGCATCCGCTCCCGACCGTCCGGCGGTGACGGAGTGA
- a CDS encoding carbohydrate ABC transporter permease, producing the protein MTVTATAATTAGATTTRGGAVRRRGSLRRRGATVVYCAVSIVLFAVFVFPVYWMVNTSLQPNNQIRGSELHFWPDNFTLRNYETVLFDPGRTPFLPAAGNSLVVTLTTVVVALLFAFAASVAVTRFRFTSRRAFIITILVIQMIPGEAMIVSVFRVIDGWQLLNTIIGLTLVYIATVLPFTIWTLRGFVNGVPVDLEEAAMIDGCSRFGAFWRVTFPLLAPGLVATGVFGFIQAWNEFVFALVLNARPEMMTLPVWLRTFLVANGTTNWAAIMAGSTLMAIPVIVFFLIVQARMTSGLVSGAVKG; encoded by the coding sequence GTGACCGTCACCGCCACCGCCGCCACCACCGCCGGCGCCACCACCACCAGGGGCGGTGCGGTGCGCCGCCGCGGCTCGCTGCGTCGCCGTGGTGCAACCGTCGTCTACTGCGCCGTGTCGATCGTGTTGTTCGCCGTGTTCGTGTTCCCGGTCTACTGGATGGTGAACACCTCGCTGCAGCCGAACAACCAGATCCGCGGCTCCGAGCTGCACTTCTGGCCCGACAACTTCACGCTCCGCAACTACGAGACCGTGCTGTTCGATCCGGGCCGTACCCCGTTCCTGCCCGCGGCCGGCAACTCGCTGGTCGTGACGCTCACGACGGTCGTCGTGGCGCTGCTCTTCGCGTTCGCCGCGTCCGTCGCGGTCACGAGGTTCCGGTTCACATCGCGCCGCGCGTTCATCATCACGATCCTCGTGATCCAGATGATCCCGGGCGAGGCCATGATCGTCTCGGTGTTCCGGGTGATCGACGGCTGGCAGCTGCTGAACACGATCATCGGTCTGACGCTCGTCTACATCGCGACCGTGCTGCCGTTCACGATCTGGACCTTGCGCGGCTTCGTCAACGGGGTGCCCGTCGATCTCGAGGAGGCCGCCATGATCGACGGCTGCTCGAGGTTCGGTGCCTTCTGGCGGGTCACGTTCCCGCTGCTCGCGCCCGGGCTCGTCGCGACGGGTGTGTTCGGCTTCATCCAGGCCTGGAACGAGTTCGTGTTCGCACTCGTGCTCAACGCCCGGCCCGAGATGATGACGCTGCCGGTGTGGCTGCGCACATTCCTCGTGGCGAACGGAACGACGAACTGGGCCGCGATCATGGCGGGCTCGACGCTCATGGCGATCCCGGTGATCGTGTTCTTCCTGATCGTGCAGGCGCGCATGACGAGCGGGCTCGTGAGCGGGGCGGTGAAGGGATGA
- a CDS encoding carbohydrate ABC transporter permease, translating to MTTVDRTPGAAPSAVEGERLVAPEPPPARNRRRSRRRGGFTPYALLVPASIVLAAIVGWPLIQLLVTSFQEFGRAQVFGAPPTWVWFENYTDVLTDAAFYQVLIRSLVFAAVCVVVTMLLGTLIALLLTRLPKAFRILLSVGMLLAWAMPALTATIVWGWMFDSAYGVVNHVLVNAFGLEEFRQHPWLIEPLSFFFVAGIIVVWGAVPFVAFTLYAGLTQVPDEVLEAAQLDGAGGVQRFRLIIFPYLKPIFLITTILQIIWDLKVFTQIFALQDIGGIREQTSTLGVYIYQISIAGGDFGSGGAIAVITAIIVMSISLYYVRQVVKEEEL from the coding sequence ATGACCACGGTCGACCGCACCCCCGGCGCCGCGCCGAGCGCCGTCGAGGGTGAGCGACTCGTCGCCCCTGAGCCACCGCCCGCGCGGAACCGGCGGCGCAGCCGCCGCCGCGGCGGCTTCACCCCGTACGCGCTCCTCGTGCCGGCGAGCATCGTGCTGGCGGCCATCGTCGGCTGGCCGCTGATCCAGCTCCTGGTCACCTCGTTCCAGGAGTTCGGCCGGGCGCAGGTGTTCGGTGCGCCGCCGACCTGGGTGTGGTTCGAGAACTACACCGACGTCCTGACCGATGCGGCGTTCTATCAGGTGCTGATCCGCAGCCTCGTCTTCGCCGCGGTGTGCGTGGTCGTGACGATGCTGCTCGGCACGCTGATCGCGCTGCTGCTGACCCGGTTGCCGAAGGCCTTCCGCATCCTGCTCTCGGTGGGCATGCTGCTGGCCTGGGCGATGCCCGCGCTGACCGCGACGATCGTCTGGGGCTGGATGTTCGACTCCGCCTACGGCGTCGTCAACCACGTGCTCGTCAACGCGTTCGGGCTCGAGGAGTTCCGGCAGCACCCCTGGCTCATCGAACCGCTGAGCTTCTTCTTCGTCGCCGGGATCATCGTCGTATGGGGCGCGGTGCCGTTCGTGGCGTTCACGCTCTACGCGGGCCTCACCCAGGTGCCCGACGAGGTGCTCGAGGCCGCGCAACTCGACGGGGCCGGCGGGGTCCAGCGGTTCCGCCTCATCATCTTCCCGTACCTGAAGCCGATCTTCCTGATCACCACGATCCTGCAGATCATCTGGGATCTGAAGGTGTTCACGCAGATCTTCGCGCTGCAGGACATCGGCGGCATCCGCGAGCAGACCAGCACGCTCGGCGTGTACATCTACCAGATCTCGATCGCGGGCGGCGACTTCGGCTCGGGCGGTGCGATCGCCGTGATCACCGCGATCATCGTCATGTCGATCTCGCTGTACTACGTCCGCCAGGTCGTCAAGGAGGAGGAGCTGTGA
- a CDS encoding extracellular solute-binding protein: protein MRKSLGIVALGAAAALTLAGCASGGNDASSAEGAEIRVWLVGTDTPDEAREYLKTTFEAEHPDATLTIEEQSWDGLVDRLTTSLSGSDSPDVVEIGNTQAAAFTSAGAFLDLTDDYEALGGDDLLPGFVEAGSYDGKFYAAPLYSGARLVFYNKEALGAAGLTVPTTLDEYAANGAALAAANPGKSGIWWPGQDWYNALPFIWEHGGEVAVADGEEWDAQLGSAESVAGLNQVQEVMSTASLAPKDGNETNPQIGYCDGTTLQLSAPSWVKWSILAPADAETPGCPEQEANLGVYALPGMDGGAAQVFAGGSNIGISANSANPDLAKDALAIILSDEFQTIYGENGLVPAKISLADTLGTDEVAQAIAAAAANAKLTPASPNWADVEAAGILQDLFVKIAQGGDVQTLADEADEKIEAILNG from the coding sequence ATGAGGAAGTCACTCGGTATCGTGGCGCTCGGCGCCGCGGCGGCGCTCACCCTCGCCGGCTGTGCCTCCGGAGGCAACGACGCCTCGTCTGCAGAGGGCGCCGAGATCCGCGTCTGGCTGGTCGGCACCGACACGCCCGACGAGGCTCGGGAGTACCTGAAGACGACGTTCGAGGCGGAGCATCCGGATGCCACCCTGACCATCGAGGAACAGTCATGGGACGGTCTGGTCGACCGGCTCACGACCAGCCTGTCGGGCTCCGACAGCCCCGATGTCGTCGAGATCGGCAACACGCAGGCCGCGGCATTCACCTCGGCGGGCGCGTTCCTCGACCTCACCGACGACTACGAGGCCCTCGGCGGGGACGACCTGCTGCCCGGGTTCGTCGAGGCCGGCTCGTACGACGGCAAGTTCTACGCGGCACCGCTCTACTCGGGTGCGCGGCTCGTGTTCTACAACAAGGAGGCGCTCGGCGCCGCGGGGCTCACCGTGCCGACCACGCTCGACGAGTATGCGGCGAACGGCGCGGCGCTCGCCGCGGCCAACCCCGGCAAGTCGGGCATCTGGTGGCCCGGGCAGGACTGGTACAACGCCCTGCCCTTCATCTGGGAGCACGGCGGCGAGGTCGCCGTGGCCGACGGCGAGGAGTGGGACGCGCAGCTCGGGTCGGCCGAGTCGGTCGCGGGCCTCAACCAGGTCCAGGAGGTCATGTCCACGGCGTCGCTCGCGCCGAAGGACGGCAATGAGACGAACCCGCAGATCGGGTACTGCGACGGCACGACGCTGCAGCTCTCGGCGCCCAGCTGGGTCAAGTGGTCGATCCTCGCGCCGGCCGATGCCGAGACGCCCGGATGCCCCGAGCAGGAAGCCAACCTCGGCGTGTATGCCCTTCCGGGCATGGACGGCGGCGCGGCCCAGGTCTTCGCCGGCGGATCGAACATCGGCATCTCGGCGAACTCGGCCAACCCCGACCTCGCGAAGGACGCGCTGGCGATCATCCTCTCCGACGAGTTCCAGACGATCTACGGCGAGAACGGCCTCGTGCCGGCCAAGATCTCGCTCGCGGACACCCTCGGCACCGACGAGGTCGCGCAGGCGATCGCGGCGGCCGCGGCCAACGCCAAGCTCACCCCGGCCTCGCCCAACTGGGCCGACGTCGAGGCGGCGGGCATCCTGCAGGACCTCTTCGTCAAGATCGCGCAGGGCGGCGACGTCCAGACGCTCGCCGACGAGGCGGACGAGAAGATCGAGGCCATCCTCAACGGCTGA
- a CDS encoding ROK family transcriptional regulator, with protein sequence MTTTIETDASPRALRPRGKVLPEHARRHNRSLVLQTLYSSGPRSRADVARETGLTRVTVSDLVSALIAEGLVIELGPQEAGRPGKPATLIDVDRGAFQILGLDLSEHHRFRGAVMDLDGTVVARAEVALDGATGADATARVVTLAEQLAGLATAPVLGVGIGSPGVVDPAGVVRSAPNLRWHDEPLQHRVAAALGAPVHVANDANVAVLAEHGTSDGRDLLLVRIGHGVGAGLIVGGHAVVGSAYAAGEIGHVVVGTDRGPRCACGKDGCLEAWVAVPRLTAQLAEIDSAGGEASARDDLLREAGRRLGIVLAPVVGALNLAEVVLSGPADLLDGAFHDAAVDTLRDRTMAEQHRGLRLRMTEHGQDIVLRGAAVMVLSGQLGVS encoded by the coding sequence GTGACGACGACGATCGAAACGGATGCCTCGCCCAGGGCGCTGCGACCACGCGGCAAGGTGCTCCCGGAGCATGCGAGACGGCACAACCGGTCGCTCGTCCTGCAGACGCTCTATTCCTCCGGCCCGCGCAGCCGAGCCGACGTGGCCCGCGAGACCGGCCTGACCCGGGTCACCGTCTCCGACCTCGTCTCGGCGCTGATCGCCGAGGGGCTCGTCATCGAGCTCGGTCCGCAAGAGGCCGGCCGCCCCGGCAAGCCGGCGACCCTCATCGACGTCGACCGCGGCGCCTTCCAGATCCTCGGGCTCGACCTCTCAGAGCACCACCGCTTCCGCGGCGCGGTCATGGACCTCGACGGCACCGTCGTCGCGCGCGCCGAGGTCGCGCTCGACGGAGCGACGGGGGCGGATGCCACGGCCCGCGTCGTCACGCTCGCCGAGCAGCTCGCGGGTCTCGCCACCGCGCCCGTCCTGGGTGTCGGCATCGGCAGCCCCGGTGTGGTCGACCCCGCCGGCGTCGTGCGCTCCGCTCCGAACCTCCGCTGGCACGACGAGCCGCTGCAGCACCGCGTCGCCGCGGCACTCGGCGCCCCGGTGCACGTGGCGAACGACGCGAATGTGGCGGTCCTCGCCGAGCACGGCACGTCCGACGGCCGCGACCTCCTGCTCGTGAGGATCGGCCACGGTGTCGGTGCCGGCCTCATCGTCGGCGGTCACGCCGTCGTGGGCAGTGCGTACGCCGCGGGTGAGATCGGGCATGTCGTCGTGGGCACCGACCGCGGACCGCGCTGCGCGTGCGGTAAGGACGGCTGCCTCGAGGCCTGGGTGGCCGTGCCGCGGCTGACGGCGCAACTCGCCGAGATCGACTCCGCCGGCGGCGAGGCATCCGCTCGCGATGACCTGCTGCGCGAAGCCGGCCGCAGGCTCGGCATCGTACTCGCGCCCGTCGTGGGCGCCCTGAACCTGGCGGAGGTCGTGCTGAGCGGCCCCGCCGACCTGCTCGACGGCGCGTTCCACGACGCCGCCGTCGACACGCTCCGGGACCGGACGATGGCGGAACAGCACCGCGGACTCCGGCTGCGGATGACCGAGCACGGGCAGGACATCGTCCTGCGCGGTGCGGCGGTCATGGTCCTCTCCGGCCAGCTCGGGGTCTCCTAG
- a CDS encoding NADP-dependent isocitrate dehydrogenase gives MSKIKVEGTVVELDGDEMTRIIWQAIKDQLIHPYLDVNLEYYDLSIQKRDETDDQITVDAAHAIQKHGVGVKCATITPDEARVEEFGLKKMWRSPNGTIRNILGGVIFREPIIISNIPRLVPGWNKPIIVGRHAFGDQYRATDFKFEGEGTLTMTFTPKDGSEPQSFEVFQSPGSGVAMGMYNLDESIKDFARASLNYGLSRNYPVYLSTKNTILKAYDGRFKDLFQEVFDAEFKEKFDAAGLTYEHRLIDDMVAASLKWEGGYVWACKNYDGDVQSDTVAQGFGSLGLMTSVLATPDGKVVEAEAAHGTVTRHFRQHQQGKPTSTNPIASIYAWTRGLAHRGKLDGNQELIDFASTLEDVVIKTVESGAMTKDLALLVGPEQPYQTTEEFLNSIDANLKARLAA, from the coding sequence TTGTCGAAGATCAAGGTTGAAGGTACCGTCGTCGAGCTCGACGGCGACGAGATGACGCGTATCATCTGGCAGGCCATCAAAGACCAGCTGATCCACCCGTATCTCGACGTGAACCTCGAGTACTACGACCTCTCGATCCAGAAGCGCGACGAGACCGACGACCAGATCACGGTCGATGCGGCACACGCGATCCAGAAGCACGGCGTCGGCGTCAAGTGCGCGACCATCACGCCCGACGAGGCCCGCGTCGAGGAGTTCGGCCTCAAGAAGATGTGGCGTTCGCCGAACGGCACCATCCGCAACATCCTCGGCGGCGTGATCTTCCGCGAGCCGATCATCATCTCCAACATCCCGCGGCTCGTCCCCGGCTGGAACAAGCCGATCATCGTCGGCCGTCACGCGTTCGGCGACCAGTACCGCGCCACCGACTTCAAGTTCGAGGGCGAAGGCACGCTGACGATGACGTTCACCCCGAAGGACGGGTCGGAGCCGCAGTCGTTCGAGGTCTTCCAGTCGCCGGGCTCCGGCGTCGCGATGGGCATGTACAACCTCGACGAGTCGATCAAGGACTTCGCGCGCGCGTCGCTCAACTACGGTCTCTCGCGTAACTACCCGGTGTACCTCTCCACCAAGAACACGATCCTCAAGGCGTACGACGGCCGGTTCAAGGACCTGTTCCAGGAGGTCTTCGACGCCGAGTTCAAGGAGAAGTTCGACGCTGCCGGCCTGACCTACGAGCACCGACTCATCGACGACATGGTCGCCGCGAGCCTCAAGTGGGAGGGCGGCTACGTCTGGGCGTGCAAGAACTACGACGGCGACGTCCAGTCCGACACCGTCGCGCAGGGCTTCGGCTCGCTCGGTCTCATGACCTCCGTGCTGGCGACGCCCGACGGCAAGGTCGTCGAGGCCGAGGCGGCGCACGGCACGGTCACCCGGCACTTCCGTCAGCACCAGCAGGGCAAGCCGACGTCGACCAACCCGATCGCCTCGATCTACGCCTGGACGCGTGGGCTCGCGCACCGCGGCAAGCTCGACGGCAACCAGGAGCTCATCGACTTCGCGTCGACGCTCGAGGATGTGGTCATCAAGACCGTCGAGTCGGGCGCCATGACGAAGGACCTCGCGCTCCTCGTCGGTCCCGAGCAGCCGTACCAGACCACCGAGGAGTTCCTGAACTCCATCGATGCGAACCTGAAGGCGCGCCTGGCCGCGTAA
- a CDS encoding helix-turn-helix transcriptional regulator produces MFQVEHLDRVEHTVTAIRRAELDRLAAIVAEPHERALILTGESGSGKSTLLNGIHPDGYAVHRARVSPTERDIPYSGLSAIAASFDDPAVTDLSASLLARTGTGPTPSAAAAAFLTLLRTTDPSPAVLLIDDADLMDPESRAVLSMIAGRLGGTGLHLVAAMHSEQRADLLGAIPRFRLESLDAEQSMRVASALTDHRADRAVRNIIVGAARGNARALAEIATRLTEDQLVRAAPIELPFRLSPAQSDAEPGGLLERLSSAHLHSSAALGAAEADALEELLSDGTVTRERGYVHLTDPVLRARIYWSMPLDRRRVLHAEAERAEHDHDPGLACWHASHCEQSTTPATALAAASARFAHAGHMWQAIELAERALAHCRPTRALAAPLLDLASAFFLHGEPAYAERYARWSRRASGDHAAHASVSLLRVLSTFVATRRLSVDTADYTMLVAHGTEDASQLTQLAAAHCERWEHAHARRLLERTTALRDPAPEPHATPDVPANSNLHELVGMQLAALEGDAEPARALIARIGGRRRPGVASTIELLMLGRSLTFLDRNHDARQALHAVLSAEPAPPSLLEEYARAYLTELEIRAGRHLEAAALIERNRHARGRADHPLAQLLLAWRRLALGDVELDIAELHREFAFDDPAIAARLAVYQGQAALAEGRFDDAVAVLRTAAAAGSAFPNPSLLRYDVDLVEAYVLTGRHDEALMQARDFARRAERFRTPWTRQAGARIEALLTSGEASLAAFDRALRLATPPDLMFERARTFMSWAERLSELGRTGEADEQRRSARAVFTQLGTVQWIDRTDRPRPVTARPAHPILSSLSDDERRVVDLVRQGLRNKEIAAMLYVSLRTVEVRLTRIYHRLGVGSRAQLISALAESGTEPALLPRSG; encoded by the coding sequence ATGTTCCAAGTTGAGCATCTCGACCGCGTCGAACACACCGTGACCGCGATCCGGCGTGCCGAGCTCGATCGGCTCGCCGCGATCGTCGCCGAGCCGCACGAGCGTGCGCTGATCCTGACCGGCGAGTCCGGCTCGGGCAAGAGCACGCTGCTGAACGGCATCCATCCCGACGGGTACGCCGTGCACCGCGCGCGGGTGAGCCCGACCGAGCGGGACATCCCGTACTCCGGGCTGTCCGCGATCGCCGCCTCCTTCGACGACCCAGCGGTGACCGACCTCTCCGCCTCCCTGCTCGCGCGAACCGGCACGGGGCCGACGCCGTCGGCGGCCGCCGCCGCGTTCCTCACACTGCTGCGGACGACCGACCCCTCACCCGCGGTACTCCTCATCGACGACGCCGACCTCATGGACCCCGAGAGCCGTGCGGTGCTCTCGATGATCGCCGGGCGACTCGGCGGGACCGGCCTGCACCTCGTCGCAGCGATGCACTCGGAGCAGCGCGCCGACCTGCTCGGGGCGATCCCCCGGTTCCGGCTGGAGTCGCTCGACGCCGAACAATCCATGCGCGTGGCATCAGCACTCACCGACCACCGCGCCGACCGCGCCGTCCGCAACATCATCGTCGGCGCCGCGCGCGGCAATGCGAGGGCGCTCGCCGAGATCGCCACGAGGCTGACCGAGGACCAGCTCGTGCGTGCCGCCCCGATCGAGTTGCCGTTCCGGCTCTCCCCTGCGCAAAGCGACGCCGAACCCGGCGGACTGCTCGAGCGACTGTCGAGCGCGCACCTGCACTCGTCCGCCGCGCTCGGCGCTGCCGAGGCGGATGCCCTCGAAGAGCTGCTCTCCGACGGGACGGTCACGCGCGAACGCGGGTACGTGCATCTCACGGATCCCGTGCTCCGTGCGCGGATCTACTGGTCGATGCCACTCGACCGCCGACGCGTGCTGCACGCCGAGGCCGAGCGTGCCGAGCACGACCACGATCCGGGCCTCGCCTGCTGGCACGCGAGTCACTGCGAGCAATCGACGACACCCGCCACCGCGCTCGCCGCGGCCTCGGCCCGCTTCGCGCACGCCGGCCACATGTGGCAGGCGATCGAACTCGCCGAGCGCGCACTCGCGCACTGCCGGCCGACACGGGCGCTCGCGGCGCCGCTGCTCGATCTCGCGAGCGCGTTCTTCCTGCACGGCGAGCCCGCCTACGCCGAACGCTATGCGCGGTGGTCGAGGCGAGCCTCGGGCGATCACGCGGCGCACGCATCGGTCTCCTTGCTGCGAGTGCTCAGCACCTTCGTCGCCACCAGGCGGCTCTCGGTCGACACGGCCGACTACACCATGCTCGTCGCGCACGGCACGGAGGACGCGAGCCAGCTCACCCAGCTGGCCGCGGCGCACTGCGAACGCTGGGAACACGCCCACGCCCGGCGCCTCCTCGAACGGACCACCGCACTCCGGGACCCCGCACCCGAGCCGCATGCGACGCCCGACGTCCCAGCGAACTCGAACCTGCACGAGCTCGTCGGCATGCAACTCGCGGCCCTCGAGGGCGACGCCGAACCGGCGAGGGCACTCATCGCACGCATCGGTGGGCGGCGGCGCCCCGGGGTCGCGAGCACCATCGAGCTGCTGATGCTGGGCCGGAGTCTCACGTTCCTCGATCGCAACCACGACGCGCGACAGGCGCTGCACGCGGTGCTGAGCGCCGAACCCGCACCGCCATCCCTGCTCGAGGAATATGCACGGGCCTACCTGACCGAGCTCGAGATCCGCGCCGGCCGCCACCTGGAGGCCGCAGCCCTCATCGAACGCAACCGCCACGCACGCGGCCGCGCCGACCACCCGCTCGCGCAGCTGCTGCTCGCCTGGCGTCGGCTCGCCCTCGGCGACGTCGAGCTCGACATCGCCGAACTGCACCGGGAGTTCGCGTTCGACGACCCGGCGATCGCTGCCCGGCTCGCGGTCTACCAAGGCCAGGCGGCACTCGCCGAAGGCCGGTTCGACGACGCGGTCGCCGTGCTCCGCACCGCCGCGGCCGCCGGATCGGCGTTCCCCAATCCGTCCCTGCTGCGATACGACGTCGACCTCGTCGAGGCGTACGTCCTCACCGGGCGCCACGACGAAGCCCTCATGCAGGCCAGAGACTTCGCACGTCGCGCCGAACGGTTCCGCACCCCGTGGACACGCCAAGCCGGAGCCCGCATCGAGGCGCTGCTCACCTCGGGCGAGGCGTCGCTCGCCGCATTCGACCGTGCGCTGCGGCTCGCGACCCCACCCGACCTCATGTTCGAGCGCGCGCGCACGTTCATGAGCTGGGCGGAACGACTGAGCGAGCTCGGCCGCACGGGCGAGGCCGATGAGCAACGTCGTTCGGCGCGCGCGGTCTTCACGCAGCTCGGCACGGTGCAGTGGATCGACCGGACGGACCGCCCCCGACCGGTCACGGCACGTCCGGCCCACCCCATCCTCTCGTCGCTGAGCGACGACGAGCGACGCGTGGTCGACCTCGTGCGGCAGGGCTTGCGGAACAAGGAGATCGCCGCGATGCTCTACGTCTCGCTGCGCACCGTCGAGGTACGGCTGACCCGCATCTACCACCGGCTCGGGGTCGGCTCCCGGGCACAGCTCATCTCGGCGCTCGCCGAATCGGGGACCGAGCCGGCACTGCTCCCCCGATCGGGGTGA